A stretch of Gemmatimonadota bacterium DNA encodes these proteins:
- a CDS encoding ROK family protein: MSQPDRNAPYFLGHDIGGTKLAVTVADRNGKILRKIRRPTKVDRGPRAVVASLVEMSREAMARAALSPAELVGVGVSCGGPLDTETGVVYAPPNLPGWDEVPLKAWLESALSLPVFVENDANASALAEWSFGAGRGCRHMVYMTMSTGIGGGVILDGRLYRGPNDTAGEVGHMTIVDNGPACGCGKRGCLEALCSGPSIARRAREKAQKVPGSIMVDLAGGDPASITAEAVMDAARQDDLAAREIVDETARYMAVGLGNIVNVLNPEVIVIGTILVKAQDLLLEPIRAYLRHETWPRVYDTVRVVPAGLGDEVGDLAAIAVIRQAVQSEGSI; encoded by the coding sequence ATGTCCCAGCCAGACCGGAACGCCCCGTACTTCCTGGGCCATGACATCGGCGGCACCAAGCTCGCCGTGACCGTCGCCGACCGGAACGGGAAGATCCTGCGCAAGATCCGGCGGCCGACCAAAGTCGATCGGGGTCCGAGGGCCGTGGTGGCGTCGCTGGTGGAAATGTCTCGCGAAGCCATGGCGCGCGCCGCGCTCTCCCCGGCGGAGCTGGTCGGCGTCGGCGTCAGTTGCGGCGGTCCCCTGGACACGGAAACCGGGGTGGTCTACGCACCGCCCAATCTGCCGGGCTGGGACGAGGTCCCGCTGAAGGCATGGCTGGAAAGCGCGCTTTCGCTGCCGGTTTTCGTCGAAAACGATGCCAACGCCAGTGCCCTGGCGGAGTGGTCTTTCGGGGCCGGGCGGGGCTGCCGGCACATGGTGTACATGACCATGAGCACTGGTATCGGCGGCGGCGTCATACTCGACGGCCGACTTTACCGCGGCCCGAACGACACGGCCGGCGAAGTGGGGCACATGACCATCGTCGATAACGGGCCGGCCTGCGGTTGCGGAAAGCGCGGCTGCCTGGAAGCCCTGTGTTCGGGGCCGTCGATCGCCAGGCGGGCCCGGGAGAAAGCGCAGAAGGTACCCGGTTCGATTATGGTCGATCTGGCCGGGGGCGATCCGGCAAGCATTACGGCGGAGGCCGTCATGGACGCGGCCAGGCAGGACGACCTGGCCGCCCGGGAAATCGTGGACGAGACGGCGCGGTACATGGCCGTCGGACTGGGGAACATCGTGAATGTCCTGAACCCGGAGGTCATCGTCATCGGAACCATCCTGGTCAAGGCGCAGGATCTGTTGTTGGAACCTATCCGCGCGTACCTCCGGCACGAAACCTGGCCGCGGGTCTACGACACGGTGCGGGTCGTGCCCGCCGGACTGGGAGACGAAGTAGGCGATCTCGCCGCTATCGCCGTGATCCGGCAGGCGGTACAATCCGAAGGGAGTATTTAG